A window of Eretmochelys imbricata isolate rEreImb1 chromosome 25, rEreImb1.hap1, whole genome shotgun sequence contains these coding sequences:
- the GTPBP3 gene encoding 5-taurinomethyluridine-[tRNA] synthase subunit GTPB3, mitochondrial isoform X1: MWPGTWRKLLAALNPVSGAALRAVKRLPCPAGKRDTIFALSSGHGKCGVAVIRTSGPASGAALRSLTGQQELPRPRAVALRRIHDPSSAETLDRGLVIWFPGPHSFTGEDCSELHVHGGPAVVGGVLQALGRLPGLRPADPGEFTKRAFQNGKLGLTEVEGLGDLIHAETEAQRRQALRQMEGELGQLYQRWSEKLTKALAHVEAFIDFSEDDNLEEGVLAQVDAAVRVLEEEVSGHLQDGRRGERLRGGVHVVIAGPTNAGKSSLLNLLCQRPAAIVSPIAGTTRDVVESALNIGGYPVVLSDTAGLRETQDIVEREGVSRARESTPSSAGSTPRVCMGGCVSVASVVALLPRRLQRADVVLAVLAAVDVDPEPRCFADALRAVLPPGPPAQRAPCILVLNKADLLEEGRGGALLGACGEGALPPTCLLSCKTGEGVDSLLSLLGTQLEQMCGDPLAGSPSLTQARHRLHLTSCLGSLGRYHGYKSLDLVLAAEELRLARRHLGKITGRVSAEEILDIVFRDFCVGK, translated from the exons GGCTGTCAAGCGGCTCCCCTGCCCTGCGGGGAAGAGAGACACCATCTTCGCCTTGTCTTCGGGCCATGGGAAATGCGGCGTGGCTGTGATCCGGACCAGCGGCCCCGCCAGCGGGGCAGCCCTGCGGAGTCTAACTGGACAGCAGGAGCTACCCCGGCCTAGAGCTGTCGCCTTGCGGAGGATCCATGACCCCAGCTCCGCGGAGACTCTGGACAGGGGCCTGGTCATCTGGTTCCCAG GGCCCCACAGTTTCACCGGGGAGGACTGCTCCGAGCTGCACGTCCACGGGGGGCCGGCAGTGGTGGGCGGCGTGCTCCAGGCCTTGG GGCGCCTGCCCGGCCTGCGCCCAGCCGACCCCGGCGAGTTCACCAAGCGAGCTTTCCAGAACGGCAAGCTGGGCCTGACCGAGGTGGAGGGCCTGGGGGACCTGATCCACGCCGAGACAGAGGCCCAGAGGAGGCAGGCGCTGCGGCAGATGGAGGGGGAGCTGGGTCAGCTGTACCAACGCTGGAGTGAGAAGCTCACCAAG GCTCTGGCCCATGTAGAAGCCTTTATCGACTTCAGCGAAGATGACAATCTAGAGGAGGGGGTGCTGGCTCAAG TGGATGCTGCCGTGCgggtgctggaggaggaggtgagcgGACACCTGCAGGACGGGCGGCGCGGGGAGCGGCTGCGCGGAGGAGTTCACGTGGTGATCGCCGGCCCCACCAACGCTGGCAAGAGCAGCCTGCTTAACCTCCTGT GCCAGAGGCCTGCGGCCATCGTGTCCCCCATTGCGGGGACGACGCGGGACGTGGTGGAGTCGGCGCTGAACATTGGTGGTTACCCCGTGGTGCTGAGTGACACGGCCGGGCTGCGGGAGACCCAGGACATCGTTGAGCGGGAGGGTGTGAGCCGAGCTCGGGAGAG CACCCCCTCTTCAGCGGGCAGCACTCCCAGGGTGTGCATGGGGGGGTGTGTCTCGGTGGCCAGTGTCGTGGCCCTTCTCCCCCGCAGGCTGCAGCGAgcggacgtggtgctggccgtgCTGGCCGCCGTGGACGTTGATCCGGAGCCCAGGTGCTTTGCTGATGCCCTGCGAGCCGTCCTGCCGCCCGGACCACCGGCCCAGCGGGCACCCTGCATCCTGGTCCTGAACAAGGCTGACCTGCTGGaggaggggcgtgggggggccctgctgggagcctgtggggagggggcactgccccccacctgcctgctcTCCTGCAAGACCGGAGAGGGCGTGGACAGCCTCCTGAGCCTGCTGGGGACACAGCTGGAGCAGAT GTGCGGCGACCCTCTGGCCGGCTCCCCGAGCCTCACGCAGGCACGGCACCGCCTCCACCTCACCAGCTGCCTTGGCTCGCTGGGCCGGTACCACGGCTACAAGTCCCTGGATCTGGTGCTGGCAGCCGAGGAGCTGCGGCTGGCCCGCAGGCACCTGGGGAAGATCACGGGCCGAGTCAGCGCCGAGGAGATCCTGGATATCGTCTTCAGGGACTTCTGTGTTGGGAAGTGA
- the GTPBP3 gene encoding 5-taurinomethyluridine-[tRNA] synthase subunit GTPB3, mitochondrial isoform X2, whose translation MWPGTWRKLLAALNPVSGAALRAVKRLPCPAGKRDTIFALSSGHGKCGVAVIRTSGPASGAALRSLTGQQELPRPRAVALRRIHDPSSAETLDRGLVIWFPGPHSFTGEDCSELHVHGGPAVVGGVLQALGRLPGLRPADPGEFTKRAFQNGKLGLTEVEGLGDLIHAETEAQRRQALRQMEGELGQLYQRWSEKLTKALAHVEAFIDFSEDDNLEEGVLAQVDAAVRVLEEEVSGHLQDGRRGERLRGGVHVVIAGPTNAGKSSLLNLLCQRPAAIVSPIAGTTRDVVESALNIGGYPVVLSDTAGLRETQDIVEREGVSRARERLQRADVVLAVLAAVDVDPEPRCFADALRAVLPPGPPAQRAPCILVLNKADLLEEGRGGALLGACGEGALPPTCLLSCKTGEGVDSLLSLLGTQLEQMCGDPLAGSPSLTQARHRLHLTSCLGSLGRYHGYKSLDLVLAAEELRLARRHLGKITGRVSAEEILDIVFRDFCVGK comes from the exons GGCTGTCAAGCGGCTCCCCTGCCCTGCGGGGAAGAGAGACACCATCTTCGCCTTGTCTTCGGGCCATGGGAAATGCGGCGTGGCTGTGATCCGGACCAGCGGCCCCGCCAGCGGGGCAGCCCTGCGGAGTCTAACTGGACAGCAGGAGCTACCCCGGCCTAGAGCTGTCGCCTTGCGGAGGATCCATGACCCCAGCTCCGCGGAGACTCTGGACAGGGGCCTGGTCATCTGGTTCCCAG GGCCCCACAGTTTCACCGGGGAGGACTGCTCCGAGCTGCACGTCCACGGGGGGCCGGCAGTGGTGGGCGGCGTGCTCCAGGCCTTGG GGCGCCTGCCCGGCCTGCGCCCAGCCGACCCCGGCGAGTTCACCAAGCGAGCTTTCCAGAACGGCAAGCTGGGCCTGACCGAGGTGGAGGGCCTGGGGGACCTGATCCACGCCGAGACAGAGGCCCAGAGGAGGCAGGCGCTGCGGCAGATGGAGGGGGAGCTGGGTCAGCTGTACCAACGCTGGAGTGAGAAGCTCACCAAG GCTCTGGCCCATGTAGAAGCCTTTATCGACTTCAGCGAAGATGACAATCTAGAGGAGGGGGTGCTGGCTCAAG TGGATGCTGCCGTGCgggtgctggaggaggaggtgagcgGACACCTGCAGGACGGGCGGCGCGGGGAGCGGCTGCGCGGAGGAGTTCACGTGGTGATCGCCGGCCCCACCAACGCTGGCAAGAGCAGCCTGCTTAACCTCCTGT GCCAGAGGCCTGCGGCCATCGTGTCCCCCATTGCGGGGACGACGCGGGACGTGGTGGAGTCGGCGCTGAACATTGGTGGTTACCCCGTGGTGCTGAGTGACACGGCCGGGCTGCGGGAGACCCAGGACATCGTTGAGCGGGAGGGTGTGAGCCGAGCTCGGGAGAG GCTGCAGCGAgcggacgtggtgctggccgtgCTGGCCGCCGTGGACGTTGATCCGGAGCCCAGGTGCTTTGCTGATGCCCTGCGAGCCGTCCTGCCGCCCGGACCACCGGCCCAGCGGGCACCCTGCATCCTGGTCCTGAACAAGGCTGACCTGCTGGaggaggggcgtgggggggccctgctgggagcctgtggggagggggcactgccccccacctgcctgctcTCCTGCAAGACCGGAGAGGGCGTGGACAGCCTCCTGAGCCTGCTGGGGACACAGCTGGAGCAGAT GTGCGGCGACCCTCTGGCCGGCTCCCCGAGCCTCACGCAGGCACGGCACCGCCTCCACCTCACCAGCTGCCTTGGCTCGCTGGGCCGGTACCACGGCTACAAGTCCCTGGATCTGGTGCTGGCAGCCGAGGAGCTGCGGCTGGCCCGCAGGCACCTGGGGAAGATCACGGGCCGAGTCAGCGCCGAGGAGATCCTGGATATCGTCTTCAGGGACTTCTGTGTTGGGAAGTGA